The region CACAGCTTCGGCGCTATAAAAAGTATAATTCAGTTCAGGCAGGTACAACAGAAGAAAGTATCATCGTGCATTCCGGTTTGGTGTTGAACAGCAGCACCCACGAATGCATTTTAAATGAAAAACCGCTGGACCTTACGCCCACCGAGTTTTACATTCTTCGTATTCTCTTAGAACGAAAGGGAAAAGTGGTTAGCGCAGAAGAGCTTTTTCGTGAAATCTGGAAAGACGAGTATTACACGAAAAGCAATAACACTATAACAGTCCATATTCGTCATTTACGTGAAAAAATGGGGGATACGGTGGAGAATCCACAATATATCAAGACAATCTGGGGAGTGGGGTACAAAATTGAACTATAATTTTCAGGATGCATCTGGATACAGAAAGTTCAGACAAAAGATACTATGGCAGCTAATTATTATGGCTGTTATATCATTTACGGTAATTGTAGTCATCTATATGATGGTTTGGAAAGGTAAAGTAGGCAACCTGCTGGTAAAATTTTTCCAAAGGTTTTTGCACATGACGCAAGAAGAAGCATTTACCACCTATCATTATGTGTTCCGGTATAACTTTGGACTTTTTTTCCTTGGTGCTGCGCTTTTCGTATATTTTCTGTTGCTTTTCATATTTCTCCATCGGTTCACCCGATATTTTGATATAATCAATCATGGAATTGATGCATTGGTTTCAGAACAGGATGATTTCATACAACTGGTTCCTGAAATGGCCGCCATTGAAGAGAAGCTGAACACTGTCCGAAAGACTTTGTCTGACCGTGCTTACCGTGCTCAGGAAGCAGAGCAGAGAAAAAGCGACCTCATCATGTATCTGGCTCACGATATACGGACACCGCTCACTTCTGTGATTGGTTATCTAAGCCTGCTGGATGAGGCTCCGGACATGCCGTTGGAGCAAAAGGCAAAATATGTCCATATTACATTGGAGAAAGCATACCGGCTGGAGAATCTGGTAAATGAGTTCTTTGAGATTACCCGTTATAACTCGCAGCAGATTAAACTTGAAAAACAAATAGTTGATTTATACTATATGCTGGTTCAAATAGCAGACGAGTTTTATCCGGTTCTCACTCCTAAGGCAAATACTATAGCGGTTCACGCGGATGAAAACCTTACCGCTTATGGAGATCCCACACAGTTGGCGCGTGTGTTCAATAACATTCTGAAAAATGCTGTGGCGTATAGCGATCCCCATACGGAAATCTCCATTTCCGCGGGTGAAAGGAATCATCAGGTGGTGATTACGTTTCGAAATCAGGGTACCACGATACCTGAGGAAGAGTTATCCTCTATTTTCGAGAAATTCTACCGACTGGACAAAGCCCGTGCCTCGAATACGGGCGGAGCTGGTTTGGGATTGGCTATTGCAAAGGAAATCATAACTATGCACCAGGGAACGATAATGGCGGATAGTAAAGGTGGTATTACGTCCCTTACGGTAACTCTTCCGGTTACAAATTAGTAAGATATCAATCGAATATTAGGATTTTCTTAGGAATTAAACAACTCCATATTAAACTACAGGAAGCTCTTGTTTGGTAAGATATTTACCAGCAGGAGCTTCCTGCATCCGATTCATTGAAAGGAGAGAACTTAATTATAATGGTTAATTGCAATAATAATTATAGCGGCTATAAGAGGAAACGAGCATTAAAACAACATTCACGCTTGAGAAAGAACCATATGATATTGCGGCTGATCTCAGTAGCAGCTGTCATCGGTTTGCTTTGGTACTGCATCAATGGTTTGAATTTGAAAGAAGTTTCGCCTGAACCTATTTTATCCATTGGGACGGACAGTCCCGACATCAGTTCAGCCGACATTAAAAAAGATGATACGGATGATCCTTTGTGGAGCTTGATTCTAGTCAATCGATGGAATGTGATTCCAGAGGATTACCACGTAGATTTGACCAAATTATCAAATGGACAAACTGTTGATACACGGATATACCCGGCACTTCAGAACATGTTTGATGCAGCAAGGGCTGACGGTGTAAATCTCGTGGTCGTTTCAGGATACCGAACGGCTGAGAAGCAGCAGAGCCTGATGGATGAAAAAGTTGCAGCATATAAAGCGGAAGGATATTCAGCCTACCAAGCAAAGACCGAAGCAGAAACATGGGTCGCGATTCCAGGTACAAGTGAACATCAGTTGGGAATCGCTGTGGATATCAATGCGGATGGGGTTCAATCAAAGGGAAGTGAAGTTTATAAATGGCTGAAACAAAACGGATACCGTTTTGGATTTATCCTCCGCTATCCGCCGGATAAAACAGAAATCACTGGTGTGAGCAATGAGCCGTGGCATTACCGCTATGTAGGAATTAAGGCTGCCACTGAAATGAACGATCAAAACCTCTGCCTTGAGGAATATTTAAGAGATAAAAATTGAACAGAGGATCAGCCACCGGCAAGGACGAAGTACACAGCAACTGTGCTCATACTTTGTGATACCGGTTCCATAAAATGAGTAATAAGGTAGTATTATAATCTAATTTAATAGTGATAAAAATAAAAAAGTAACAAAAAATATTGAAAAAATAGTGTTGACACATAAAAAATGCTATGATAATATGGAAATGCAATATGAGGGACCGGTACCATAACCGAAAAAGAAGTACAAGGAGAATGATATGCTGACAATTCACGAAGTGGCAGAGCTGGCAGGTGTTTCGAAGTCAACGGTATCCAGAGTTTTGAATAATAATGGCTATGTAAATGAGGAGACCAGGCGCAGGATTGAGAAAATCATACAGGAACATCAATATAAGCCGTCTGCAGCAGCCGTCAGTCTTTCCAAACAGATCGGGAGCACAATCGGTGTGGTTATCCCTGAGATAGACAATACTTTTTTCGGGGAAGTTTTAAAGGGAATCAATGAAGTGGCTGATCAGAATGGTTTTTCTATCATCTATTGTGATACACAAAATAATGGGGATAAAGAACTGAAGGCATTATCAGCCTTAGAACAGCAGCGGGTGAGGGGTGTGATTATTACACCTGCCATGGGCTATGGCGATAAGGAGTCTGTGGACAAGTTAAAGAATGCTTTGGCAAAACTGGATGTGCCAGTGGTAGTGGTAGACAGGGATTTTGATTATTCCCAGTGGGATACGATTTATTTCCAAAACTATGAGAGCGGTTATATTGCAACAGAAAGCATGATCCAGGCCGGGAATAAAAAAATCGGCATTATTCAAGGTGATATGCAGCTTAAAATAGCCAGGGAAAGGTTCCGGGGATATCAGGATGCCATGGCGGCAAATGGATTGGAGATTCCGGAACAATTTGTGTTAAAAGGGGATTTTACCATAGAAACGGCCTATGAACTGACCAAACGTATGATAGAAAGCAAAGTACTGCCTGATGGCATGATTACCTGCAATAACCGTACTAGTATCGGGTTTATTAAAGCCATGATAGAGAAGGGTATTACCATTGGAAGTGATATTGCAGTTGTGGGAATTGACAATGTCCCCATGCTGGATGTGCTGGGGTTCCCATTCAGCTGTGTATCCAGGGATACCATTGAGATGGGACGCATGAGTATGAAGCTTCTTATGGAACGGATGAATAAGCCGGATGTACAAAGAAGCATTTGGGTAGCCCCCTGTAAGCTGGAGCTGAATGGCTCGGAAAAAACAAACCGGTAACGTTTGTTTTTTTTACCAGATGTGGGAGCGGTTCCATATTGAAATATATCGTATATGCACGGGAGAGACGTCATCCCGGATATATAAATAAAACTATATTATGAATGAGAGGGATCTATTATGAAGAAACGAATTTTAGCAATGATGATGGCAGTCACCATGGCGGGAACGCTGACTGCATGTGGCGGTAGTTCATCCACAAAGTCTACGGAAGCGGCCCAGCCCGCTACCACAACGAAAGCAGAAGCAGCGGAAAGTGAAAAACCAGTAGAACCAGAGGCAAAATCCGGTCCTTACAAAATAACAGTTATTATCAAAGCAACAGATTCTTCCTACTGGCAGACAGTACTACTTGGAGCACAGGCAGCAGCTGCCGAGAGTAACGGAGAGATTGAAGTGACCACTGCAGGTCCGGCATCTGAGACAGGAATTGATGAGCAGGTTACGATACTGGAAAATGCGATTTCTTCTAAACCGGATGGCATAGTCATTGCTTCCATCAGCTCTGAGGCTACTGTTCCGGCGGTGGAGGAAGCAGTAGCAGCAGGAATACCGGTTGTAACTGTTGACAATAAATTAGCAACAGATGCTTATACCCAGCATCTGGCAACCGACCATTATGCAGCGGCATCTACTGCTGCAGAGAAAATGGTGGAGCAGTGGAAAGAAGCAGGAATCGATCCGTCTGGTAAAAAGGTGGCAGTGATCAGTGCGGACTCCGGTTCTGCCGTAAACCAGGCACGTTGTGAGGGATTTGCAGATAAAGTGAAAGAACTGGTTCCAGACATTACAATGATAGAAACCCAGTATTGTGATAATGATATTGCAAAAGCACAGGATGCAGTAGACAATCTGATTCTCGCAAACCAGGACTTGATTGGGATATTCGGAGATAATAACCACATGGGAGACGGCATTGCAAATTCCATTGCTCAGAATGAAAAGTCCGGAAGTATCCTTGCCTATGCATTTGACTCTGATGATACGGAAATCGAAGCAATTAAAAGCGGTGCATTGACCGGCATCGTTGTTCAGGATCCATACGGAATGGGATATGAAGGCGTACGTTCCGTCATTGCATCGTTAAAAGGCAAGAGTGTTGAACATGATGTGGTAGCGGCTACGACTCTGGTAACCAAAGACAATTTAGACGTGCCGGAAGTGCAGAAGCTGCTGTATCCTGGTAAATAATAAATGTCAATTGGTCAGAAATTTATGGAGGTTGCAAATGCAGGAACAAATAATACCCATTGTCTCCATGAAAGGAATTGTAAAGGAGTTTCCAGGTGTACGCGCTCTTTCCGGCGTGGACCTGGAGCTCCTTCCAGGAGAAGTACATGCACTGGTAGGCGAGAATGGCGCAGGCAAATCCACGATTATAAAAATACTTATGGGAGTCTATAGCAAAACAGAGGGAGAAATCTATTTAAATGGGGAGAAAAAAGAGATTAAGTCCCCTTTTCATGCACAGTCATTGGGATTGGGGGCGGTGTATCAGGATGTGAATCTGGCACAGCATCTTTCTGTAGCTGAGAACTTCTTTATGGGACAGCTGCCCAGAACGAAATTCGGTACCGTGGATTATGCCCGCATGTATAGAGAAACAAAAGAGACACTGGACTCCATTGAAGTGCATGCGGACCCAAAAGCAATTATCAGGACGCTGCCAGTGGCACAGCAGGAGATGGTTGCAATTGGGAAGACCATGCATCAAAAGGCAAAGGCGGTTATCTTTGATGAACCGACGGCATTACTGACCGCAGATGAGACAAAACAGCTGTTTCGAATTATTAAGAAGCTGAAACAGGACGGCGTAGGGGTTTTGTATATCTCACACCGTATGGAAGAAATATTCAGTATCTGTGACAGGGCTACTGTTTTAAAAGATGGATGCTTTGTGGGAACCGTTGACATGAAAAATACGGATGAAGACCGCCTCATATCAATGATGGTGGGAAGAAACGTAAATAATATGTATCAGATTGAGCATGTTCCACCGGGTGAGACCATCCTTAAGGCAGAAAATATTTCAAGGGGAACCGCCTTTCAAAATATCAGTTTTGAGGTGAAGCGGGGCGAGATCTTTGGCATGTTTGGATTGGTGGGTTCCGGGCGGACCGAAATTGTGAGAGCGATTTTCGGAGCCGATGCCAAAGACTCGGGGAAAGTGACCTTTATGGGAAAGCCGGCAGATTTCACCAGACCGGTTTATGGGATTCAGGCCGGAATTGCACTTCTCCCGGAAGACAGGCGGGCTCAGGGGCTGGCGCTGGGCATGTCGGTGGCAGATAATACCAATATGGTTGCGGTGCACAAAATCACCCGTCTGGGAATTATGAATAAAGGAAAAGGCGAACGAATTGCCCGGGAGTATGCAGAAAAGCTCAGAACAAAGACACCTACGGTTTATCAGCGGGTCAAGAATCTGTCCGGGGGCAATCAGCAGAAGGTGGTTATATCGAAATGGCTGGCACAGGACAGTGATTTATTTATCTTTGATGAGCCCACAGTAGGAGTTGATGTGGGTGCAAAGCTTGAAATCTATAAAGTATTCGAATCTCTGATTAAGGAAGGCAAGACCATAATTATTATATCCTCCTATCTTCCAGAGGTTATGGGGCTTGCAGACAGGATGATGGTGATGTATGAAGGGCGTCAGATGGGAATTATTTCCCGTGAAGAGTTTACCGATGAAAACATCATGCGGTACGCTTCTGGTATGAAAGGAAAGGAGTCATAAAGACAATGGCGGAAAAGAAAAAACAAAATCTGTTCCTGTCCCGTTTTCAGACGGAGCTGCTGTTGGTGGGAATTTTAGTTGCACTGTTTTTGTTCTTTGGTATGAAATCACCGGTTTTTTTAAAAGTAGATACACTGATGAAGCTCTTAAAGCAGGCATCCATCTATGGGATCATAGCAATAGGTATGACCTTTGTTATAACGTCCTCTGGTATTGACTTGTCCGTTGGCTCGGTCGTTGGTTTATCAGGAATTATAGTTTCCATGTGCATGGTAAATGGAGTCCCGGTCCTAGTTTCAATCTTGATTGCCATAGGTGCAAGCGTGTTAGTTGGATTGTTTAACGGTGTCCTGGTACATAATGCAAAAGTTCCGCCGTTTATTGCCACCATGGCATCCATGACGGTTGTAAGGAATGTGATTCTGTTGATGACAGGGGCCAAAACCATATCCAACCTTCCCCAGGGCTTTACGGCATTTGCATCTGGCTCTGTATTGGGAATTCCCAATATGTTTCTGACCTGGCTGGCGATTATTACCCTTGGTATATTCATCACAGGAAGAACTGTGTTTGGAAGAAATATCTATGCTTATGGAAGCAATAAAGAATCTGCAAGATTAAGCGGAATCAATATTTCCTCAACGGTATATGGAGTGTATATATTCTCTGCGATTGTATGCGGAATTGCAGGCATTCTGATGGCGGCCCGCCTTGGCAACGGGGTGCCGACTTCCGGTGTTGGATATGAGCTTGATGCAATCGCTGCTTCTGTTGTGGGCGGTGCGAGTTTGGATGGCGGGGAAGGTTCTGTAATTGGTACCGTACTTGGCGCCATGATTATGGCGACGCTTCGTCAGGGCGGAACATTGCTTGGAATCAATTCGTTTATCATGGAAATTATGATAGGTTCGTTAATAGCAATTGCAGTAGTGATTGATAAAATGCGGAAAAGCTGATCAATGGAGGGAAGGCTATGATTTACAAGAAGGTTGGAAAAATTGCAGAAAAAATCTCGGTGATTGGAATTGGGTGCTGGAATTTTGGAGGCGATTGGGATTCCATGAATGACAGGAAATCATCACGGATTATTCATGCGGCAATTGAAATGGGAGTAAATTTCTTCGATGTTGCCCCGGTATATGGCTGGGGGCATTCGGAAATGGTTCTGGGAGCAGCGCTTAAGGAAAGTGGCTACAGAGATAAGGTTCTGATTGCTTCCAAAGGCGGCCTGCTATGGAATGAGAAGCATGAGACGAAAAATAATCTTTCAAAAGCAAGCCTGCTGAAAGAGATTGATGAGACATTGATCAGACTTCAGACTGACCATGTGGATATCTACCAGTTGCATTGGCCTGATCCCAATGTGCCACTGGAGGAAACGGCAGAAGCCCTGGAAGAAATGAAAAGGGCCGGAAAAATCCGTTATGTAGGATTGAGTAATTTTTCACAAACAGATGTAGATAAAATGATGGAATATACAGATGTTCATTGTCAGCAGAGCCTTTACAATATGCTGGAGCGGAATACAGACAGCTATCACAGCATTCCTTTGGAATATCTGACAGAAAAGGAAGTTCTGCCTAATGTAAGAAAGTATGGTCAGGCATTTTTGCCCTACAGCCCGCTGTTCCAGGGGCTGCTGGCCGGGAAATTCCATTCAGGGTCAAACTTTTCTGAAAATGATATCAGGAATGCAAATCCCAAGCTGGCAGGGCCGGCGTTCCGCCAGTATTTTGATGGTGCAGAACAGATTAAGAAAATTGCGGAGGAATATGGAAAACCAATGAACGAGGTTGCTTTGAACTGGCTGAGGCAAAAAGAGGAAGTCACTTCTATTATTGGAGGTGCTTCAACGGTAGAGCAGTTGGAGCAGAATATACAATGTACTGCCTGGGATATTGATGATGAAATGATGGCAAAGATTAATATTGTACTGGAACCATTTGAGAACTTATAAGGAAAGTTATTGATAATAGAATGGATGTATCAAATTGAAGCGGTGGTCTTGAAAGAAATTATCTAAAGACTGCTGCTTTTTCTTATGGAACTGACAGGCTCTCTATAAGTCACCTTTCTTCCGGCATGGAAGCCTGACCGGGCCTGTATTAGAGCTGGATATTAAAAAAACAGAATTTGTCATGGTATGGATGGAAAAGGAAGTGTGGCCATTTGTTGCAGGATGAGACATCTGCATCAAAGGCTTTTTTTTAAGGGAAACCATCTTGACACCTTAATAAAAAAAATGTATAATGAGTACATACTCATTGAGTTGGAGGTCATTAATTGAAAACAAAAAGGCAGCTGCAAAAGGAACATACCCGAAAAAAGATAATTGAAACAGCATATCAGATTTATTCTGAACAAGGTTTTTCCGCTACAACGGCTGTTATCGCAAAGGAAGCCGGCGTATCTCACGGCACAATATTTGCCCATTTCTCATCTTTAGATGAATTGCTGTGCTGTCTGATTCAGGATTTCGGTGATGCCCTGGGATCAGAGATACACCGGCTGGCGGAAACAAAAGATAATATTGAGGAGCTGTTAAAGACCCATTTGGATCTTTTAGCCCGTCACGAGAAATTTTATATCCGGCTGATTGCGGAAAGGAGTTTATTGCCGGAGGATGCAAGATTAACTTTTTCAAATATTCAATCCATTGTTGCTTTCCACTTTAACAAGGCATTTGAACGGGAAAGCAGTACAATAAAAGATGTTCCTATCCCCCTTTTGTTTAATACGTGGATGGGATTGGTCCATTATTATTTGTTAAACAAGGATTTATTTTCGCCGGATACGCCGGTTTTAGAACGGTATGGTTCAAAACTTACGGAAACTTTTTTAGAATTGATTAAAAAATAAAAGGAGGATATAACATGAAAGTTTGTATTGCCTGCGGTATGCCGATGGCAGAGGCTTCTGAATTTGCCTGCGGTGACACAACGAAAGACTATTGTGTACACTGCGCCCGCCCCGACGGCTCCATGCAGTCGTTCGAAGAAAAGAAGGCTGGTATGATCCGTTTTATCATGAGAACCCAGGGATTTGATGAAAAGGCCGCGATACAAATGGCCGAAAACAGCATGAAAAAGCTTCCTGCGTGGAAAGAATTTTTCCATCATTGAGAAAGAGGGGATAATTATGAAGGTAAGTACAGCATTTCAGGCTTTCGGATTAGAGGCACCAGGAGTGGAAAGAGCCTGGATGGATATGGTACAGAAACTGGACAAGGAAAGTGCGCTGGATAAGAAGACAGAGGAACTTGCCTATCTTGCAGTGATGGCTGCCGTAAGGCTGGAAAGCGGATTGCCTTTCCATGTTCAAATGGCAAAATTAAACGGAGCAACAAGAGAAGAGGTGATCAGCAGTATTCTGGTAGGATTGCCTGCAGTTGGAAATCAGGTTATCCAGGCCTTGCCTATCGCCCTGGAAGCATTTGATCATGATCCCGCTGTTTATTCAAAATAAGGAATATAGGAAGAACGAACTGACAGTAACCAGCGTATTCCGGTCTGGTCCTGCAGCATTGCATTTTCTGCAGATGAATAAAAACCATGATATTGACAATATGACGAATGAATGTTATAGTTAAGACAAGTTCATAGTGAGTGTTACTGATTCGATCAGGCATCATCAAATACCAATATCCAAATAATAGAGGATATTAGTATTTGGTGATTTTTTTTACTCTATTTTTTAGTTATAATTACCTGAAACCAACTTGATGGAAAAATTAACGTGTGAAAGGAGGTGTATGATGTTCGAGTTTGTCAAATCACTGAATAATAACATTGTACTTGCCTACGACGAGAATCATAACGAAGTCGTTCTGTTTGGTACCGGCATCGGTTTCAGCCGGAAGCGAGGGGATCTGGTAGAGGAATCTTCTGTCAGCAAGCTTTTCATCAATGACAGCAATAAGCGGCTGGCCCCTATGATTCAGAATTTATCGGAGGACATTGTATCTGTCACGGAAGATATCATCCAATATGGCTCCAGGATATTGGAAAAACAGCTTCATGCCTCTATTCTGATTGTTCTGGCTGATCATCTGTACTTTGCAATGGAGAGGGCGAAGAAAAATCAGAATGTAGATAATCCTCTCCAATGGGAGATTCCTCACCTGTATCCTAAGGAATATGAAATCGGAGCAAGGGGGGTGAAGCTTATTGAGGAACGGCTTTTTGTTAAGCTGCCGCCTCAGGAGGCATCCTTTATCGCTCTGCATTTTGTAAATGCACAATTTGAAAGTCAGGATATGAGTGATACTCTGAAAATAACAGAGATCATCAGCAGAATCCTGGATATTGTCAGCTACCATTTTCAACTGGTATTGGATGAAAATTCACTATATTACTCCAGGTTTATCGTACATCTGCGGTATTTTATTATAAGACAGGAAACTCATATGAAGGATACCATCGGATTAAACGACGAGAATTTACTGGAAACGGTAAAGACCCGTTATAAAAAAAGCTATCAATGTGCTGTAAAGATTGCAAAATACTTAAATGATGCCTATTCCTGGGACGTATCCAAGGATGAAATCATCTATCTGCTGCTTCATATTGAAAGGATAACAAGTGTCATTAAAAAGTGATGAAACATGTGGTCAAAATAAGAGTGTTACTATTCAATTAGGCATTGTCTGCGAAGAACGGTTTATTTTTATTACAAATAAAACAAAAAGGAGACTTTGTGTATGGAACATTTAAAACTAGCTCAGGAAATTATCCGGTATTGCGGTGGAAAGGATAACATAACCCAGGCATGGAACTGCATTACCAGACTGCGCTTTCATCTGAAAAATAAGGAAAAGGCAGATGTGAAAGCCATTCAGGCTTTAAGCGGTGTCTTAGGAGCCCAGTTTCAGGGAGATCAGTTTCAGGTGATCATCGGGAATGAGGTATTAAAGGTATTTGAAGGGATTAAGGAAGAGCTGGGAGACCTTGTGGTATCGTCGGAGGAAAAAAATCAGAAGAATAAAAAAAGAGAGAATCCGGTGAACGTGGTTTTCGGCGTAATTTCGGGGATTTTTAATCCAATTTTACCTGCAATTACAGGTGCCGGTATCATAAAGGGGATCCTGGCCCTGCTGGTGTTTTTAAAATTGCTCAATCCGGAGGCAGATAATTACTTTGTTTTGGATATGATTTCCAATGCCACTTATTATTTCCTGCCCTTTCTGGTAGCCTTTTCCGCAGGAAAGAAATTCGGTGTGAATGAACATCTCTCAGCGACCCTTGCAGGAATTATCATGTATCCGGCCTTTGTCAATTTAAGCGGACAGGGGATCAGTACGGTGAAGTTTCTGTTTTTAAATATTCCGGTTATGGATTACAATTCCACGGTAATCCCTATTATATTAGGCGTTCTCTTACTTAGCATGGTATACAAATTCATAGACCGTTTTGTGCCGGGCTTTTTAAAGATAATTGTAACGCCTGTGGCTTCCCTGCTTATAACCGCCCCTGTGGTACTTGTATTCATCGCTCCTTTGGGAAGCTATGTGGGCAAATATGTAGCCGCCTTTTTCATATCCCTGTTTGGAGTGGCAGGACCTGTAGCCGGATTTCTCATGGGCGGTCTTATGTCTGTCATTGTAATAACCGGTATGCACTATGCATTTTTTCCGTCTACTTTTGATGGACTGGGGAGGGTTGGCTACGATATTTTACTGCTTCCCATGAGCATTGTAAGCAATATCGGCCAGTGCGGCGCTGTTTTAGGGGCAGCCATTAAAATAAAAGATAAGAAAATGAAATCCATTGCATTTTCCAGTGCGCTTTCTGCTTTGTTCGGCATTACGGAGCCGGCAATCTATGGAGTGAACTTAAAATATAAAAAGCCCTTTTATGCAGCATTGACAGGCGGAGCAGTAGGAGGTGCCATTTACGGTATCTTTCATGTTAAGGCTTATGCTTTCAGTATTCCGGGTATTACGGCATTGCCTACTTATCTAAAAGAAGGGGAGTTAAACAACTTTATCTGGGCCTGCGCCGGTGTTTTAGCTTCCTTCCTCACTGCTTTTATCATAACCATGGTTCTTCCATTGGAAGGGAAGGAAAAGGAAAAGACAGAGGACAAGGAGAATCCGTCTGATAAGATCAGTCCGGATCAGGAAGGGCGTAACGTAAAAATACCGGTTGCAGCTCCCATGACGGGAAAGGCAGTAAGTCTTGATCAGGTTCCTGATCAGATGTTTTCTGAAGGCATTCTTGGAAAAGGAATTGCTATCATACCGGATGAGGGAATGGTGAAAGCGCCCTTTCAAGGACAGATCAAGATGATTGCACCGACAAAGCATGCCATTGGTCTCATCTCCGACCGCGGGGTAAACGTTGTGATCCATATTGGGATTGACACGGTGAACCTCCAGGGAAAGGGCTTTGAAATACTGGTGAAGGAAGACCAGTGGGTGGAGCAGGGAGAGCCGTTAATGAAGGTTGACCTGGGGTATATTAAAGAAAACCATTTAAATCCCATTACCCCTGTGATTGTAACAAACTCAGATGAATACGTGAATGTACTGGATCTTCCCATGGACAAGGCGGAGGCAGGAACCAGTCAGGTCCTCATGGTTTTTCAATAATTTTATGAAATGTAACCCTTTTTTTCAACAATCTATTTAAAAAGGAGAAAGATAATGAAAACGAAAGTAGAATATGGATTTCCAAAGGGCTTCTTATGGGGAGGAGCAACTGCTGCCAACCAGATCGAAGGAGCCTGTCTGGAGGATGGAAAAGGGATGTCCACATCGGATTATGCTGCCTATAAAGATCCCTATGCAACAGGAGAAGTGAATAATTTTACCTTCAATGTCACCTCAAAGGAACTGGAAGAATACCGGGCCAACGAGGAAAAATATAAATTTC is a window of [Clostridium] saccharolyticum WM1 DNA encoding:
- the vanR gene encoding VanR-ABDEGLN family response regulator transcription factor, with the translated sequence MQEKILVVDDEQEISDLLELYLQNENYSVFKFYTAKEALACIETTEIDIAILDIMLPDMSGFTLCQKIRVNHAYPIIMLTAKDQEIDKITGLTLGADDYITKPFRPLEVVARVKAQLRRYKKYNSVQAGTTEESIIVHSGLVLNSSTHECILNEKPLDLTPTEFYILRILLERKGKVVSAEELFREIWKDEYYTKSNNTITVHIRHLREKMGDTVENPQYIKTIWGVGYKIEL
- a CDS encoding sensor histidine kinase, coding for MNYNFQDASGYRKFRQKILWQLIIMAVISFTVIVVIYMMVWKGKVGNLLVKFFQRFLHMTQEEAFTTYHYVFRYNFGLFFLGAALFVYFLLLFIFLHRFTRYFDIINHGIDALVSEQDDFIQLVPEMAAIEEKLNTVRKTLSDRAYRAQEAEQRKSDLIMYLAHDIRTPLTSVIGYLSLLDEAPDMPLEQKAKYVHITLEKAYRLENLVNEFFEITRYNSQQIKLEKQIVDLYYMLVQIADEFYPVLTPKANTIAVHADENLTAYGDPTQLARVFNNILKNAVAYSDPHTEISISAGERNHQVVITFRNQGTTIPEEELSSIFEKFYRLDKARASNTGGAGLGLAIAKEIITMHQGTIMADSKGGITSLTVTLPVTN
- a CDS encoding M15 family metallopeptidase; this encodes MVNCNNNYSGYKRKRALKQHSRLRKNHMILRLISVAAVIGLLWYCINGLNLKEVSPEPILSIGTDSPDISSADIKKDDTDDPLWSLILVNRWNVIPEDYHVDLTKLSNGQTVDTRIYPALQNMFDAARADGVNLVVVSGYRTAEKQQSLMDEKVAAYKAEGYSAYQAKTEAETWVAIPGTSEHQLGIAVDINADGVQSKGSEVYKWLKQNGYRFGFILRYPPDKTEITGVSNEPWHYRYVGIKAATEMNDQNLCLEEYLRDKN
- a CDS encoding LacI family DNA-binding transcriptional regulator → MLTIHEVAELAGVSKSTVSRVLNNNGYVNEETRRRIEKIIQEHQYKPSAAAVSLSKQIGSTIGVVIPEIDNTFFGEVLKGINEVADQNGFSIIYCDTQNNGDKELKALSALEQQRVRGVIITPAMGYGDKESVDKLKNALAKLDVPVVVVDRDFDYSQWDTIYFQNYESGYIATESMIQAGNKKIGIIQGDMQLKIARERFRGYQDAMAANGLEIPEQFVLKGDFTIETAYELTKRMIESKVLPDGMITCNNRTSIGFIKAMIEKGITIGSDIAVVGIDNVPMLDVLGFPFSCVSRDTIEMGRMSMKLLMERMNKPDVQRSIWVAPCKLELNGSEKTNR
- a CDS encoding ABC transporter substrate-binding protein, whose amino-acid sequence is MKKRILAMMMAVTMAGTLTACGGSSSTKSTEAAQPATTTKAEAAESEKPVEPEAKSGPYKITVIIKATDSSYWQTVLLGAQAAAAESNGEIEVTTAGPASETGIDEQVTILENAISSKPDGIVIASISSEATVPAVEEAVAAGIPVVTVDNKLATDAYTQHLATDHYAAASTAAEKMVEQWKEAGIDPSGKKVAVISADSGSAVNQARCEGFADKVKELVPDITMIETQYCDNDIAKAQDAVDNLILANQDLIGIFGDNNHMGDGIANSIAQNEKSGSILAYAFDSDDTEIEAIKSGALTGIVVQDPYGMGYEGVRSVIASLKGKSVEHDVVAATTLVTKDNLDVPEVQKLLYPGK
- a CDS encoding sugar ABC transporter ATP-binding protein, encoding MQEQIIPIVSMKGIVKEFPGVRALSGVDLELLPGEVHALVGENGAGKSTIIKILMGVYSKTEGEIYLNGEKKEIKSPFHAQSLGLGAVYQDVNLAQHLSVAENFFMGQLPRTKFGTVDYARMYRETKETLDSIEVHADPKAIIRTLPVAQQEMVAIGKTMHQKAKAVIFDEPTALLTADETKQLFRIIKKLKQDGVGVLYISHRMEEIFSICDRATVLKDGCFVGTVDMKNTDEDRLISMMVGRNVNNMYQIEHVPPGETILKAENISRGTAFQNISFEVKRGEIFGMFGLVGSGRTEIVRAIFGADAKDSGKVTFMGKPADFTRPVYGIQAGIALLPEDRRAQGLALGMSVADNTNMVAVHKITRLGIMNKGKGERIAREYAEKLRTKTPTVYQRVKNLSGGNQQKVVISKWLAQDSDLFIFDEPTVGVDVGAKLEIYKVFESLIKEGKTIIIISSYLPEVMGLADRMMVMYEGRQMGIISREEFTDENIMRYASGMKGKES
- a CDS encoding ABC transporter permease, with product MAEKKKQNLFLSRFQTELLLVGILVALFLFFGMKSPVFLKVDTLMKLLKQASIYGIIAIGMTFVITSSGIDLSVGSVVGLSGIIVSMCMVNGVPVLVSILIAIGASVLVGLFNGVLVHNAKVPPFIATMASMTVVRNVILLMTGAKTISNLPQGFTAFASGSVLGIPNMFLTWLAIITLGIFITGRTVFGRNIYAYGSNKESARLSGINISSTVYGVYIFSAIVCGIAGILMAARLGNGVPTSGVGYELDAIAASVVGGASLDGGEGSVIGTVLGAMIMATLRQGGTLLGINSFIMEIMIGSLIAIAVVIDKMRKS